A window of Daphnia pulicaria isolate SC F1-1A chromosome 10, SC_F0-13Bv2, whole genome shotgun sequence contains these coding sequences:
- the LOC124314245 gene encoding rRNA N6-adenosine-methyltransferase METTL5-like, whose product MAKLMKRKELEQHLQELDGFSKPKILLEQYETRAHIAACMLHTIESAYGDLYQKTVLDLGCGCSVLGIGSVLLGALYVLGVDIDEEALQISTSNISQFELSEINLLQADVKLLPQMLEGTKKFDTVIMNPPFGTKHNKGLDSLFLEIGLQCLNEKGVLYSLHKSSTRDYFHRKAPGWKVDARVLAELRYDLPATYKFHNKSSVDIEVDFWRFEKKN is encoded by the exons atggcaaaattaatgaaaagaaaagagttggAGCAGCATCTTCAAGAACTAGATGGATTTTCAAAGCCAAAAATCCTTCTTGAGCAATATGAAACAA GAGCTCACATTGCTGCTTGCATGCTGCACACCATTGAAAGTGCCTATGGAGATCTGTATCAGAAAACTGTGCTTGATTTGGGGTGTGGGTGCAGTGTTTTAGGAATTGGATCAGTGTTATTGGGAGCCTTGTATGTTTTAGGAGTGGATATTGATGAAGAAGCATTGCAAATTTCAACATCTAACATAAGTCAATTCGAACTAAGTGAAATCAATTTACTTCAAGCAGATGTGAAGCTTTTACCTCAAATGTTGGAAGGGACCAAAAAATTTGACACAGTCATTATGAATCCCCCTTTTGGAACCAAGCATAACAAGGGATTAGATTCATTATTTTTAGAGATTGGACTTCAATGCCTCAACGAAAAAGGCGTATTGTATTCTCTACACAAGTCTTCGACACGAGACTATTTTCATCGAAAAGCCCCTGGCTGGAAAGTGGACGCCCGTGTTTTGGCCGAGCTCCGTTACGATTTACCAGCAACATATAAATTTCACAACAAATCATCAGTAGACATAGAAGTGGATTTTTGGaggtttgaaaagaaaaattaa